The following proteins come from a genomic window of Salvia hispanica cultivar TCC Black 2014 chromosome 4, UniMelb_Shisp_WGS_1.0, whole genome shotgun sequence:
- the LOC125221334 gene encoding protein SRC2-like, with product MECRTFEITLISANNLERLTWLLRMKVYATVSICGATEVQRRSPTDWHGGSNPAWNFTARYNLNEQQVQHFGTMLVVKLFSWRRLACDRYIGEVHTSLKELFDIAEAGGGSAVLTLPVQIGSANSQGAVRFSYRFGERVSIDKMLLAESLAGWSHC from the coding sequence atggAATGCCGGACATTCGAGATAACCCTAATCTCCGCCAACAACCTCGAGAGGCTGACGTGGCTGCTTCGGATGAAGGTCTACGCCACGGTCTCCATCTGCGGCGCCACGGAGGTCCAGAGGCGGTCGCCGACGGACTGGCACGGCGGCTCCAATCCGGCGTGGAACTTCACGGCGAGGTACAACCTGAACGAGCAGCAGGTACAACACTTCGGCACCATGCTTGTTGTGAAGCTCTTCAGCTGGAGGCGCCTCGCCTGCGACCGCTACATCGGAGAGGTCCACACCTCGCTCAAGGAGCTCTTCGACATCGCGGAGGCCGGCGGTGGGAGCGCCGTCCTCACCTTGCCGGTGCAGATCGGGAGCGCTAATTCGCAGGGGGCGGTTAGGTTTTCGTATCGGTTTGGGGAGAGAGTTTCCATTGATAAGATGCTGTTGGCTGAGAGCCTTGCTGGCTGGTCGCACTGCTAA
- the LOC125218171 gene encoding putative receptor-like protein kinase At3g47110, with amino-acid sequence MKRGSKLMENPIFSVAIYSILILKVITLCMATPLLNSTTDKQALVYFKNYYVKEDAILSKNWSENTSVCDWAGVTCGVKHRRVTAINLSGYDLVGTIAPHLGNLTFLRYLDISFNNFMGFLPFQLSNLRRLKVMNVGMNSFTGEVPAWLGNLPQLEKLYLHNNNFAGGIPTEIGNLSQLEILLIGSASLIGNIPPSIFNISSLTHLGLENNSLSGWLPSDMCNNMPNMKELYIYLNQLKGQIPADIWKCKHLEILELSVNNFHGKIPSKIGSLRMLRWLFLGVNNFEGEIPAEIGNLSRLEMLDIQRASLTGNIPSSIFNASSLISLNLANNSLSGQIPASIWKCTHLENLILFNNHFNGKIQSEIGSLSMLGWLNLGKNNFQGGIPAELAKLSRLQMLDIQSASLTENIPSSIFNISSLTSLRLDKNRLSGLLPSDMCSNMPNIKVLYLYENQLQGRIPPNIWKCRHLEFLALAYNNLNGKIPSEIGSLSVIKELYLNMNNFQGGVPAEIGNLSRLVTLDLEGASLTGNIPPSIFNISSLKFIILSNNNLSGSLPSGMCHSLSKLEKLFLGRNSLSAENSPTQELTFLSTLTNCRYLKYLVLSYNSLGGILPSSIGNFSSSLVNIWVGNNNIMGVIPSEIGNLSSLLTIDLGMNQLSGPIPPTIGDMKELQRMHFYGNQLVGCIPNDVCRMNALGELLLFGNMLVGPLPECLGDVKSLRLIYLGSNQLNSTIPPSFWTLTNILVLNLSSNYFKGQLSSQLTSLTAINTLDLSFNQFSGDIPSLLDGCQSLETLYLSNNLLEGPIPESLGNVRGLIELDLSHNNLSGSIPKSLENLPFLGYIDVSHNNLVGEIPVGGRFGNFSDESFSHNLALCSPIRFEVPPCEENHHRSRSFTKFLGPLVILVVILVILMLVLINKSKLKKSALPNDVSPVVEYRRVSYLELERGTSCFSESNLLGRGSFGSVFEATLCDGLKVAVKVFNLDLQGAERSFDTETETLGSIRHRNIVRVIGCCSKPEFKALVLTYMPNGSLDKLLYSHIYCLDLIQRLKIVVDIAAALEYLHHGYTFPIVHCDVKPSNVLLDQDMVAHLSDFGIAKLFDCGEAYVQTQTLATIGYTAPELGMEGKVSTNGDVYSFGIMLLEIFTGKKPTNDMFDGEMKLKEWVSDALQEKAVTEIIAPTLLSIEDQDFSDKEKCVLSIFELAMKCLAVSPHERINMIETAAALQRIYATMVTERRRPHYDFTVSIRNGGI; translated from the exons ATGAAAAGAGGCAGCAAATTAATGGAGAATCCAATCTTTTCCGTTGCTATTTATTCAATCTTGATATTAAAAGTCATAACGCTTTGCATGGCCACTCCACTTCTCAATTCCACCACAGACAAGCAAGCACTTGTTTACTTTAAGAACTACTATGTGAAAGAAGATGCTATCTTGAGCAAAAATTGGTCGGAGAATACATCAGTTTGTGACTGGGCAGGCGTCACGTGCGGCGTGAAGCACCGCCGTGTCACCGCCATCAATCTCTCAGGATACGACCTTGTTGGAACTATTGCTCCACATCTCGGAAATCTAACATTTCTCAGATATTTGGACATCAGTTTCAACAATTTCATGGGCTTCTTACCCTTTCAGCTCTCTAACCTGCGGCGTCTGAAAGTGATGAATGTCGGAATGAATTCATTCACCGGAGAAGTACCTGCATGGTTGGGTAATTTGCCTCAACTCGAGAAACTCTATCTCCATAACAACAATTTCGCAG GAGGAATTCCAACAGAAATAGGGAATCTTTCACAACTGGAGATATTACTCATTGGAAGCGCCTCTCTAATCGGAAATATTCCACCTTCCATTTTCAATATATCTTCTCTGACACACTTAGGCTTGGAAAACAATAGCTTATCAG GTTGGCTACCAAGTGATATGTGCAACAATATGCCCAACATGAAAgaactatatatttatttgaatcaaCTTAAGGGGCAAATTCCAGCCGACATATGGAAATGCAAACACCTTGAAATCCTAGAATTATCTGTCAATAATTTTCATGGAAAAATCCCAAGTAAAATTGGGAGTTTGAGGATGCTTAGATGGTTGTTCCTGGGCGTAAACAATTTCGAAG gAGAAATTCCCGCAGAAATAGGAAATCTTTCTCGACTAGAGATGTTAGACATCCAAAGGGCCTCTCTCACCGGAAATATTCcatcttcaattttcaacgCATCTTCTTTGATATCCTTAAATTTGGCCAACAATAGTTTATCAG GGCAAATTCCAGCAAGCATATGGAAATGTACACACCTTGAAAACCTGATATTGTTCAACAATCATTTCAATGGAAAAATTCAAAGTGAAATTGGGAGTTTGAGCATGCTTGGATGGTTGAACCTGGGCAAAAACAATTTCCAAG GTGGAATTCCAGCAGAACTAGCGAAACTTTCGCGACTACAGATGTTAGACATTCAAAGCGCGTCTCTAACTGAAAATATTCCATCTTCCATTTTCAATATATCTTCTTTGACATCCTTACGTTTGGATAAAAATAGGTTATCCG GTTTGCTACCAAGTGATATGTGCAGCAATATGCCCAACATTAAAGTACTTTATCTCTATGAGAATCAACTTCAAGGAAGAATTCCAccaaatatatggaaatgcaGACATCTTGAATTCTTGGCATTAGCCTACAACAATCTCAACGGAAAAATCCCAAGTGAAATCGGTAGTTTGAGCGTGATTAAAGAATTGTACCTGAACATGAACAATTTCCAAG GTGGAGTTCCGGCAGAAATAGGAAATCTTTCGAGACTAGTCACATTAGACCTTGAGGGTGCCTCTCTAACCGGAAATATTCCACCATCCATTTTCAACATATCATCTTTGAAGTTCATAATCTTGAGCAACAATAACTTATCAG GTTCACTTCCTTCGGGCATGTGTCATTCGCTTTCCAAACTTGAAAAACTATTTCTCGGAAGGAATAGTTTGAGTGCAGAAAATTCTCCAACACAAGAGTTGAcatttctctctactttaactaatTGTCGATATTTGAAGTACTTAGTCCTATCATACAACTCACTGGGTGGTATCCTACCTTCTTCAATTGGCAATTTTTCATCTTCCCTTGTAAATATTTGGGTAGGAAATAACAATATCATGGGTGTCATTCCTTCTGAAATTGGAAATTTGAGCAGTTTACTAACTATAGATTTGGGTATGAATCAATTGAGTGGACCTATTCCACCAACAATTGGGGATATGAAGGAACTACAAAGAATGCATTTTTATGGGAATCAGTTGGTAGGGTGTATCCCTAACGATGTTTGCCGAATGAATGCATTGGGGGAGTTGCTCCTTTTTGGTAACATGCTAGTAGGTCCACTACCTGAATGTTTGGGTGATGTTAAATCCTTGAGATTGATATACCTAGGATCCAACCAATTGAATTCCACCATCCCTCCCAGCTTCTGGACTCTCACAAACATCTTGGTGTTAAACTTGTcctcaaattattttaaaggtCAATTATCATCTCAACTCACAAGTTTGACAGCAATCAATACTCTGGACTTGTCCTTTAATCAATTTTCAGGTGATATTCCCAGCTTATTAGATGGTTGCCAGTCATTAGAAACTCTTtacttatcaaataatttgttGGAAGGACCTATCCCTGAATCCTTGGGAAATGTTAGAGGTTTGATAGAATTGGATTTATCTCACAATAATCTTTCGGGATCTATACCCAAGTCCTTAGAGAATCTCCCGTTTCTTGGGTATATAGATGTTTCTCACAACAATTTGGTCGGGGAAATTCCAGTTGGGGGGCGTTTTGGTAACTTCAGTGATGAGTCATTTTCCCACAACCTTGCTCTCTGTAGTCCGATAAGATTTGAAGTACCACCCTGCGAAGAAAACCATCACAGATCAAGAAGCTTCACGAAATTCTTGGGGCCTTTAGTGATTTTAGTTGTGATTTTAGTGATTCTCATGCTGGTgcttataaataaaagtaaactGAAGAAATCAGCACTTCCCAATGATGTTTCACCGGTGGTTGAATATAGAAGAGTTTCTTACCTAGAACTAGAGCGAGGAACAAGTTGTTTTAGTGAGAGCAACCTTCTTGGGAGAGGAAGTTTTGGCTCGGTATTTGAAGCAACACTTTGTGATGGATTAAAAGTTGCTGTGAAAGTTTTCAACTTGGATTTACAAGGAGCTGAAAGAAGCTTTGATACTGAAACAGAGACATTGGGGAGCATTCGACACAGAAACATAGTTCGAGTTATTGGGTGTTGTAGTAAACCTGAGTTTAAAGCTTTGGTTCTCACATACATGCCTAATGGGAGCTTGGATAAGTTGTTATATTCCCACATATATTGTCTAGATCTTATACAGAGACTGAAGATAGTAGTAGATATTGCAGCAGCCTTGGAATATCTTCACCATGGCTATACATTTCCAATTGTTCATTGTGATGTGAAGCCAAGCAATGTTTTGCTCGATCAAGATATGGTCGCTCATCTTAGTGATTTTGGCATTGCGAAGCTCTTTGACTGCGGGGAAGCTTACGTCCAAACACAAACATTGGCGACCATCGGTTATACAGCGCCAG AATTGGGAATGGAAGGGAAAGTGTCCACAAATGGAGATGTCTACAGTTTCGGGATAATGTTGCTCGAGATTTTTACAGGAAAGAAGCCAACAAATGATATGTTTGATGGGGAAATGAAGTTAAAAGAGTGGGTGAGTGATGCGTTACAAGAAAAGGCGGTAACTGAGATTATTGCACCCACTTTGCTATCAATAGAAGATCAAGATTTCAGTGATAAGGAGAAATGCGTGTTGTCAATTTTTGAGTTGGCAATGAAATGTTTAGCCGTTTCACCTCACGAAAGAATCAACATGATTGAAACAGCGGCTGCTCTGCAGAGGATATATGCAACAATGGTAACTGAAAGGCGTCGTCCACACTATGATTTTACTGTTAGCATTCGCAATGGTGGGATATGA
- the LOC125221335 gene encoding protein SRC2-like: MGSRRFELTIVGAENLPDIRRLGRMKVFAVVSVNGYTGTTHTDREGETNPTWDFPFVFNVPEAHLQRGPEVDAVVDLYCETTLGGDKVVGRALIPMKTLFDRGLRSEGSLGFPVAGTACGRLFIRYCFEEKQPPSPPSPPRRRRNEVWGNISTKRFHSEDYDFYY, encoded by the coding sequence ATGGGAAGCCGCAGGTTCGAGCTAACGATCGTCGGGGCGGAGAACCTCCCCGACATTCGTCGCTTGGGGCGGATGAAAGTGTTCGCGGTGGTGTCTGTGAACGGGTACACGGGCACGACACATACGGACAGGGAGGGGGAGACGAACCCGACATGGGACTTCCCGTTCGTGTTCAACGTACCCGAGGCGCATCTGCAGCGGGGCCCAGAGGTGGACGCGGTGGTCGATCTCTACTGCGAGACCACGCTGGGCGGGGACAAGGTCGTTGGTCGTGCGTTGATACCGATGAAGACGCTCTTCGACCGGGGGCTCAGGTCCGAGGGGAGCCTCGGCTTCCCGGTTGCGGGGACTGCTTGTGGGAGGCTGTTTATCCGCTACTGCTTCGAGGAGAAACAACCGCCATCGCCGCCGTCACCGCCTAGGAGGAGGAGGAATGAGGTGTGGGGGAATATAAGTACGAAGCGCTTCCACTCTGAAGATTACGATTTTTATTACTAG